The following nucleotide sequence is from Prosthecobacter sp..
AAGTCCGCATGGACACCCAATGCTTCCGCCAGTGCTGCATGAATGCCCTTGGGATAAATGGCGGCGACGGCAGGGTTCTGACGTTCGTGAACAAATTCGTTCCAGATGGTGACGCGGATGGGAGAGCTGGGCATGGCGGACTATTTCTTCACGATTTCAAACTTCTGCACGCGATGGTTGTAAGTATCGACGATGAACAACTCGCCACGGCTGTTGATCGCGACACCGTGTGGCGCGGAGAACTGGCCGGGCTCGGTGCCCTGTGTCTCGCTGAGTCCGCCAAGAAACTGGCCATCGCGTGTGAAGCATTGCACACGACCACTCACCGCTGTGATCCACAAGCGATCTTCATGATCGAAACAGATGCCGATGGGGCCGATGAGATTCGCTTTGAACGCGGTGAACTTGCCGCCAAAAGCACCGGGCTTGTCCTCCAGCGTGCCCCAGGCCAGCAGCGGCTTGCCATCCGGTGAAAACTTCTGCACGCGTCCCACACTGGCCTCCGTGGTAAACACATCGCCCGCGCTGTCGATGGCGACAAACTGCGGCCCACCCACGCGTGATTTCGGATTCGTGTTCCCGCCGAACTGCCCCGGCTGCACGCCATACTCGCCCCACTTGCGCAGGAATTTGCCCTCACGATCAAACACCTGCACACGCCGGTTCGTCTGGTCCGCCACGAACACCTCGCCTTCTTTACTGATCGCGATGCCGCCCACCATGTCGAACTGCCCGTCGTCTTTGCCGCTCATGCCCCATTCGCGGATGAACTCGCCCTGCTCCGAATACACGCTCATGCGGTCCGGCGTCTTGTCCTTCGACAACCGCGCCACCGGAAAGTGCCCGATGTAGAGTTTGCCGCCATCGACCGCAATCCCGCCCGGATTCGGCAGCACCGCGAAATGCGCGAGCAGCTTCCCTCCCGCATCAAACTTCTGCACCCGGTTGTTGTAGTGATCCGTCACAAAAACCTCATCCGCCGCATTGATCGCGATCCCGATGGGGATGTGGAAGTCACCGGGCGTTTCGCCTTCCTTACCCCAAGTCGTGACAAACTTTGCCACGATTGGTTTCGGTTCATCCGCGACCACCAGCGGCCCAAACAGGCCGCCAAGCAGCATCAAGATGACTAATCGGTTCATATTAGCGATATATTGGCTACGAGACACAACGCCACCGTCGCTACCAGCATTGCACACGGCGTTGAATGCGAGCCGGAGGCCCGCAAGAAATTAGCCGGTGGTGAAACCACCGGATCCACGGGCAAACACCCCACGTTTTCATCCGCTGCGCCCTGGAAGGGCGCGAGAAGCCCTCAAATACCCACCGCTCTCCTCTCACCACAAATACCGCTCGTCATACTCGACCATTCCCCGCTTCAACATCGCCACATACTCCTCTTGAAACGTCTTAACGCGATGGTGCTCCTCCTGGTCCAACACATACGCCCTCACCGATTCCAAATCCCGCGCTGCAAACGTGAACGCTCCATAGCCCTCCTGCCACGCGAACCCGGCCAGCCGCAGTTCCTCGTGAATCCAGCGGGACGATTCGCTTTTAATCTCACGCATCACATCCGCCAGACAATGCGTCGCCCGCAAACCCGCCGCGACATGCACATGATCGCCCGTTCCGCCCACCGCATGCGCGATCCCGTTCATGTTCCGAATCGTGCCGCCGATGTATTCGTGAACGCGTTGGCGGTGCGTCGGTGAGAGCCATTGTTCCCGATTTTTCGTACTGAACACGAGATGGTAGTGCAACGAGAGGTGC
It contains:
- the tnpA gene encoding IS200/IS605 family transposase: MASTHLSLHYHLVFSTKNREQWLSPTHRQRVHEYIGGTIRNMNGIAHAVGGTGDHVHVAAGLRATHCLADVMREIKSESSRWIHEELRLAGFAWQEGYGAFTFAARDLESVRAYVLDQEEHHRVKTFQEEYVAMLKRGMVEYDERYLW